The following proteins are co-located in the Synechococcus sp. PROS-U-1 genome:
- a CDS encoding sulfite exporter TauE/SafE family protein → MSGPELLTQIALLGIAIGANALSALAGGGAGLVQLPALILLGLPFAMALATHKVASVALGLGATGRHWRASSLDLKRSALVLGAGLPGVCLGASMVLTLPDRAAIASLGLLTLGLGIYSARKPDLGTTDQPRPLTARTIGVGACGLFIIGLLNGSLTSGTGLFVTLWLVRWFGLSYAKAVAHTLVLVGLGWNGTGALVLGLSGEIRWDWLPALVLGSLIGGFLGAHYSLVKGSRLVKRSFEILALLMGGSLLIRSFGG, encoded by the coding sequence ATGAGTGGTCCCGAACTGCTCACCCAAATCGCCCTCTTGGGGATTGCCATTGGGGCCAATGCCCTGTCGGCTCTGGCGGGAGGTGGCGCCGGACTGGTTCAGCTGCCAGCTCTCATCCTTCTTGGTCTCCCATTTGCCATGGCATTGGCCACCCACAAAGTGGCCAGCGTTGCCCTGGGGCTTGGAGCGACGGGGCGTCACTGGCGTGCCAGCAGCCTTGATCTGAAACGCTCTGCGCTGGTGCTTGGTGCCGGCTTACCGGGGGTCTGTTTGGGCGCAAGCATGGTTCTTACCCTGCCCGATCGAGCAGCCATCGCAAGCCTCGGCCTGCTGACCCTGGGGCTGGGGATCTACTCCGCTCGAAAACCCGATCTGGGGACGACGGACCAGCCCCGCCCTCTGACGGCACGCACCATCGGCGTCGGAGCCTGCGGACTCTTCATCATTGGACTTCTGAACGGTTCACTGACCTCAGGCACAGGTTTGTTTGTCACCTTGTGGTTGGTGCGCTGGTTCGGTCTCAGCTACGCGAAAGCCGTTGCCCACACCCTGGTTCTGGTGGGGTTGGGATGGAACGGCACGGGCGCACTGGTGCTCGGCTTAAGCGGCGAGATTCGTTGGGACTGGCTTCCCGCACTGGTTCTGGGGTCGCTGATCGGAGGCTTCCTGGGCGCCCACTATTCGTTGGTGAAGGGAAGTCGTCTGGTCAAACGATCCTTCGAAATCTTGGCGCTGTTGATGGGCGGTTCACTCCTGATCCGAAGTTTCGGAGGTTGA
- a CDS encoding CP12 domain-containing protein: protein MKTIDEHIQKDQEEFLKALSEHNEGKVRHLTEELQWLLDHKKEFPDDPHDPSPLELFCEQNPDEPECLVYDD from the coding sequence ATGAAAACGATTGACGAGCACATTCAGAAGGATCAAGAGGAATTCCTCAAGGCCCTGTCTGAACACAATGAAGGCAAGGTCCGTCATCTCACGGAAGAGCTGCAGTGGTTGTTGGATCACAAAAAGGAATTTCCTGATGATCCCCATGACCCCTCTCCCCTGGAACTGTTCTGCGAGCAGAATCCCGATGAACCCGAATGCTTGGTTTACGACGACTGA
- a CDS encoding DoxX family protein produces the protein MIRAILSRPIAGDLGLLVLRVFTGALLIHHGYEKLANIENFADAFVRPLHLPFPILLSYVAAFSEVIGSWLLITGLLTRMGALAVAGTISVAIYHAIVTAGFNIYLLELLGLYFAAAVAVLACGPGVFSIDELIARRLEPDMQFSSEQDGDLATSNGSVLEEVAVGR, from the coding sequence GTGATCCGCGCCATCCTTTCCCGCCCCATTGCAGGCGATCTTGGACTACTTGTTCTTCGGGTGTTCACGGGTGCTCTGCTGATCCACCACGGCTACGAGAAGCTCGCCAACATCGAAAATTTTGCTGATGCATTTGTCCGTCCCTTGCATCTGCCTTTCCCGATCCTTCTGTCCTACGTCGCGGCGTTTTCGGAGGTGATTGGCAGCTGGTTGCTGATCACGGGGTTGTTGACCCGGATGGGGGCGTTGGCGGTTGCAGGAACCATTTCCGTCGCCATCTACCACGCGATCGTCACAGCTGGCTTCAATATCTACCTGCTAGAGCTTCTGGGGCTGTACTTCGCCGCCGCTGTTGCGGTGTTGGCCTGTGGACCAGGGGTGTTTTCCATTGATGAGCTCATCGCACGACGTCTTGAGCCCGACATGCAGTTTTCTTCTGAACAAGACGGCGACCTTGCTACAAGCAACGGATCTGTTCTTGAAGAAGTTGCAGTTGGTCGTTGA